Proteins found in one Plasmodium knowlesi strain H genome assembly, chromosome: 12 genomic segment:
- a CDS encoding PITH domain-containing protein, putative, with protein MPISHHEGCGCKDADEVLRGGEFLLKYMDIEKVTALNEQVSGSCRKILKQYDDRLSPAYCESDADHELIINIPFTSPCKVVSLFLIGGEEGSYPKKIKIYSNREDIDFENIHDFKCVQELDLTEDYHGSVEYPLKVTSLFNVSHLTLYVCENYGAEITKIYYLGLKGVGTNYTRKAVEAVYEASPNLSDHKVKGAASKMHFSFDAF; from the exons ATGCCTATTTCGCACCACGAGGGATGTGGGTGTAAGGACGCCGACGAGGTGTTGAGGGGTGGGGAGTTCCTGCTCAAATATATGGACATCGAAAAGGTCACTGCGCTGAATGAGCAG GTGTCCGGGTCATGCAGGAAAATTCTGAAGCAATATGATGACAGACTGTCCCCTGCATACTGTGAGAGCGACGCGGACCATGAGTTG ATAATTAACATTCCTTTCACTAGCCCGTGCAAG GTCGTCAGTCTGTTCCTCAttggaggggaagaaggaagctACCCGAAAAAGATTAAAATTTACTCCAACCGTGAGGACATCGACTTTGAGAa CATTCACGACTTCAAGTGTGTACAGGAGCTGGACCTTACGGAGGACTACCACGGGTCGGTAGAGTACCCGCTAAAG GTGACCTCCCTGTTCAACGTGAGCCATCTGACTCTCTACGTGTGCGAAAACTATGGAGCGGAAATAACCAAGATATATTACTTAG GTCTGAAGGGCGTAGGGACGAACTACACGAGGAAGGCGGTCGAAGCG GTCTACGAAGCCTCCCCGAATTTGTCCGATCATAAAGTGAAGGGTGCAGCAAGCAAGATGCACTTCTCCTTCGACGCTTTCTAG